AGCAAATAATAAACAATTTGCATACTTTTCCTTTCTAAATCAATCAAAAGTGCGGTCTATTTTACCGCTATTTTTGATTTTTTCTAGCATTATAATGTCAAGCTTGTTGGCAAGGCTGTCCAAATAATACCTTCTGGCAAACTTGATTTTCCTAGTCGCCATTGTGTTGTATTGGTAGGCAAAGGATAAACTCTTAAATCATCCTCTTTCTTATTAAAGATTAACATAATTTCAGCCAAACATTGTTTGAGCAATTTCTCTGAGCCATCTAATAAAAAAATGCTGTATTGAATTGGCGTCGCATAATGTGTCATTTTACGATAAATTCGTTGCAATCTTTTGGGATCTGAAATGTCATAACCAATTAAATATTGAGCCATGCTTTACTCCTAAAATTGGAAAATAATGTC
The sequence above is a segment of the Haemophilus parainfluenzae genome. Coding sequences within it:
- the cas2 gene encoding CRISPR-associated endonuclease Cas2 is translated as MAQYLIGYDISDPKRLQRIYRKMTHYATPIQYSIFLLDGSEKLLKQCLAEIMLIFNKKEDDLRVYPLPTNTTQWRLGKSSLPEGIIWTALPTSLTL